The DNA window CCCGCGCGATTTCTGGACCCAGGTTGTCGATATCGAACTGCCGGCAATCGTTGATTTTGAACTACCCCAGGGCGGCGAAGGCGCTGTTTCCAAAGCCGCTGAGCTGCTGAGCAACGCGAAATTCCCGGTCATTCTGAACGGCGCCGGTGCGGTGCTGTCGAAAGGTGGCATTGAAGCCTCCAAAGCGCTGGCCGAGCGTCTCGATGCCCCCGTTTGTGTGGGGTATCAGCACAACGACGCCTTCCCCGGCAACCACCCGCTCTTTGCCGGGCCGCTGGGCTATAACGGCTCCAAGGCGGGTATGCAGCTGATCAGCCAGGCGGATGTAGTTCTGTGCCTTGGCACACGCCTCAACCCCTTCTCCACGCTGCCCGGTTATGGCATCGACTACTGGCCAACGGATGCCAAAATCATCCAGGTAGATATCAACCCCGACCGCATCGGCCTGACCAAAAAGGTCACCGTTGGCATCGTGGGCGACGCGGCCAAAGTCGCGCAGGGCATCACCGATAAACTCTCCGATGACGCGGGCGATACCAACCGCGCCGAGCGCAAAGACAAGATCGCGACAACCAAATCTGCCTGGGCGCAGGAACTGACCTCCATGACCGAGGAGCAGGACGACCCCGGCACCGACTGGAACGTGCGCGCGCGCAAGGCCAAGCCGGACTGGATGAGCCCGCGCATGGCGTGGCGTGCCATTCAGGCCGCTCTGCCGGTTGAGGCGATCATCTCGTCGGACATCGGCAACAACTGTGCGATCGGTAACGCTTACCCGTCGTTCAACGAGAGCCGCAAGTATCTGGCGCCCGGTCTCTTTGGTCCCTGCGGATACGGTCTGCCCTCTATTGTCGGTGCGAAAATCGGCCAGCCGAATGTGCCGGTTGTGGGCTTCGCCGGCGACGGCGCGTTCGGTATCTCGGTGAACGAGCTCACAGCGATCGGTCGCGGCGACTGGCCGGCGATCACGCAGATCGTCTTCCGCAACTACCAGTGGGGTGCGGAAAAGCGGAACTCCACGCTGTGGTTTGACGACAACTTCGTGGGCACCGAGCTCGACGAGGATGTGTCTTACGCCGGGATCGCGAATGCCTGTGGCCTCAAGGGCGTGGTGGCCCGCACACAGGACGAGCTGACAGAAGCACTGGCACAGGCCATCAAAGACCAGATGGAAAACGGTGTAACAACGCTGATCGAGGCAATGATCAACCAGGAACTCGGCGACCCGTTCCGCCGTGATGCGATGAAAAAGCCTGTTGCGGTTGCTGGTATCAGCAAAGACGACATGCGGGCACAGACCGTTTAAGACCGGGTGCAGATCAGCATCCGCATAAAACAGAAGGACAGGCCATGAGCGTTCTGCGCGATCTTTCGACCCGCGCAAGCGCCCGGCCTGCCCATATCGTGATGAGCGAAGGCCACGACCCTCGGGTCGTGGCCGGCGCAGTTGCCGCCGTGAAAACCGGAACCGCCCGGATCACACTGGTCGGCCCGCAGGACAGAGTGGCCGCTGCCCTGGTCGCCGCAGGCGAGATTAACAATCCCGCGTTACAGATCGAAGACCCGGAGACCTCCGCACTCAGCGCCAGTCTGGCGTCGGCCTTTTACGAGCTCCGGAAACATAAAGGCGTCACCCCCGAGATTGCCGAATCCGAGGTGCGCAAGCCGCTGGTCTTTTCGGCACTGATGGTGCGCGAAGGCCATGCAGACGGCACCGTCGGCGGCGCTGTTGCAACCACATCCGACACGGTACGCGCCGCCCTGCAGATCATCGGCAAGGCAAAAGAGGCGCCACTGGTATCCAGCTTTTTCCTGATGGCCCTGCCGGAAAATCACCCCTCGGGACGCGATGGTATGATCTTCGGCGATTGCGGGCTGGTAATTGACCCCACGTCCGAAGAGCTCGCGGCGATTGCCGTGGCCTCTGCCGCCTCCTGTCGCGCGCTTCTTGAGACAGAGCCTGTGGTAGCGCTTCTGTCCTTTTCCACACACGGGTCAGCGCGGCATTCGTCGGTCAGCAAAGTGGCCGCCGCCGCTGCCCTCCTGAAAGAAAATCATCCAGGTCTCAGAGCCGATGGTGAGTTGCAGTTCGATGCAGCCTTCGTGCCGCAGGTCGCCGCCTCCAAGGCCAAAGGCTCATCCGTGGCGGGCGAGGCTAATGTGATGATTTTTCCCAATCTCGACGCCGGCAATATCGGCTATAAGATTGCACAGCGCATCGGCGGTGCGGATGCAATCGGCCCGGTGCTGCAGGGGCTGTCAAAACCTGCCAATGATCTTTCGCGTGGCTGCACGGCCGCGGATGTGACCAATATGATTGCTGTGACCGTCCTTCAGGTCGCGCGCTAACTTCCGAGGAGACTTTCTATGAACCAGCCGGTGATCGACCTGAGCCCGAAAGTCTCTGACGAGGTGCGCAAAACCACCTGTTACATGTGCGCCTGCCGCTGCGGGATCAACGTGCACATGAAAGACGGAAAGGTCGCCTACATCGAGGGCAACAAGGATCATCCGGTCAACCAGGGTGTGCTCTGTGCCAAGGGGTCCGCCGGCATCATGCAGGTCAACGCACCCTCGCGTCTGCGCAAACCACTCAAACGCGTGGGCGAGCGCGGATCGGGCGAGTTCGAAGAAATCGAATGGGATGAGGCGCTGAAGATTGCCACCGACTGGCTGGAACCGGTGCGCAAAAAAGACCCCTCCAAACTCGCGTTTTTCACCGGGCGCGATCAGTCACAGTCTTTCACGTCCTTCTGGGCGCAGAACTACGGCACACCGAATTATGCGGCCCACGGCGGCTTCTGCTCGGTCAATATGGCAGCGGCAGGCATCTACACGATGGGCGGCGCCTTCTGGGAATTCGGCCAGCCTGACTGGGATCACACAAAGCTTTTCATGCTTTTCGGCGTGGCCGAGGATCACGACAGCAACCCGATCAAAATGGGGATCGGCAAGATCAAAAAGCGCGGCGCCCGGGTGATCGGCGTGAACCCAATCCGCACCGGGTATAATGCTGTGGCCGATGACTGGGTCGGCATCACGCCGGGCACCGACGGGCTCTTTATTCTGGCAATGGTCCACTGCCTGATGAAGGCCGGCAAAATCGATCTGAATTATCTGGCGCAATACACCAACGCCCCCGTTCTGGTGAATGAAGACGAAAAGTCCCCTGAATACGGCCTGCTGATGCGCGACGAGAACGGCAAAGAGCTTGTCATCGATCGAGTGACCGGCAAACTGACACCTTTCGATCAGCCCGGCGTCAAACCTGACCTCTCTGCAACCCATCGCGAGGCCGGCGTTACGCACCGGCCGGTCTTTCACAAAATGGCCGATATGTATCTCTCCGATGACTACGCGCCGGAGAATGTGGCCGACCGCTGTGGCATTCCCGCCAGACGCATCCGCGCGATCGCGGCAGAGCTTGCGCGCGTGGCCTTCGAAGAAAGCTTTGAGCTTGATCAGCCCTGGACCGATTTCCGCGGTGAAAAGCACGAAACGATGGTGGGCCGTCCGGTCTCTTTTCATTCGATGCGTGGCATCTCTGCGCATGCCAACGGGTTTCAGACCTGCCGCGCGCTGCACACGCTGCAGATCATCCTCGGCACGGTCGAGGTACCCGGCGGCTTCCGCTTCAAGCCGCCCTATCCCAAGCCCGCGACCGCCCACCCCAAACCGCATGTTGGCATGAATGCAGGCGCACCGCTCAACGGCCCGCATCTGGGCTTCACCCACGGCCCCGAGGATCTTGCCCTGCGCGAAGACGGCACGCCCGCGCGCATCGACAAGGCCTTCACCTGGGAAAACCCGATGTCGAGCCACGGGCTCATGCATATGGTGATTTCTAACGCCTGGGCCGGCGATCCCTATAAAATCGACGTGCTGTTCATGTATATGGCAAACATGTCGTGGAACTCGTCGATGAATACGCGCGGCGTGATCGACATGCTGACCGACAAGGATGAGAACGGCGAATATGTGATCCCGAAGATCATCTATTCTGATGCCTACAGCTCTGAAATGGTTGCCTATTCTGATCTGATCCTGCCCGATACAACCTATCTCGAACGCCACGACTGCATCTCGCTTTTGGATCGACCGATCTGCGAGGCCGATGCTGCTGCTGATGCTATCCGCTGGCCGGTGATAATGCCCGATCGCGACGTGAAAGGGTTCCAGTCGATGCTCTGCGAGCTGGGGGCCATGCTGAAACTGCCCGGCTTTACCAATGAGGACGGCAGCCAGAAATACGCCGATTACGGCGATTACATCGTCAACCACGAACGCCGGCCAGGCATCGGCCCGCTGGCCGGGTTCCGGGGGGCGAACGGCGATAAATCAGGCCGCGGCGAGGTCAACCCGCGCCAGCTTGAGCAGTACATCGAAAACGGTGGCTTCTTCGTTGAACACATCCCGCAGGGGTCAAATTACTACAAACCCTGGAACACCGCCTATCAGGACTGGGCGGTGGAAATGGGCCTCTACGATAAACCAACGCCCTATCTTTTCTCGCTCTATGTCGAGCCGATGCGGAAATTCCAGCTCGCCGCCGAAGGCCACGGCGACCGCCAGCCGCCCGATCACCTGCGCCAGCGCATCATCGACACGATGTCACCGCTGCCGATCTGGTATTCCTGCGAAGAGGAGAACCGTGCCGATGAATTCCCCGTCACGGCTCTCACGCAGCGCCCGATGGCGATGTACCACTCCTGGGGTTCACAGAACGCCTGGCTCAGGCAACTGCACGGCCATAATCCACTGTATCTGCCGACAAAGCTGATGCGCGAAAATGATCTCTCCGACGGCGACTGGGCGACAGTCACCTCACCGCATGGTGAGATAACGGTGCCGGTGCTTGAGATGGCGGCGCTCAACGAAAACACCGTCTGGACCTGGAACGCTATCGGCAAACGCAAAGGTGCCTGGGCGCTTGAGGAAAACGCCCCCGAAGCTACCCGCGGCTTCCTGCTAAACCACCTCATCCACGAGTTGCTGCCGCCCAAAGGCGACGGGCTGCGGTGGGCCAATTCCGATCCGATCACCGGCCAGGCCGCCTGGTTCGACCTCAAAGTCCGGATCACCAAAGCGGCCACCCCCGATGAAGCAAAACCAGAATTCCCGCCGATAAAATCATCCGTCGGAAAAGGCCCGAAGAACCTGACATGGAAAGTCGGCAAATGACCGCGCCACTTCTCTGGCTCGAAAATATCCCGGGGGTCCGGGGGCAGCGCCCCCGGGAACGCAGACCTCTTCCCGACAGGCCGTTTGACACGCCACAGACAATCGCCCCGCCGACCTTCCCGAACAGGAGCCGCTCATGACCTCCCTGCCAACCTCGACCGACCGCAAACTGGGCCTCGTGATTGACCTTGATACATGTGTCGGCTGCCATGCCTGTGTGATCTCCTGCAAAGGATGGAACACCGAAAACTACGGCGCGCCGCTCAGTGACCAGAACGCGTACGGCGCAGACAACAGCGGCACCTTTCTCAACCGCGTGCACTCTTATGAGGTGCAGCCCGAGGCAGGCGCCGCACAGCTCATCCACTTCCCCAAATCCTGCCTGCACTGCGAGGATGCGCCCTGTGTCACGGTCTGCCCGACCGGCGCCAGCTACAAACGTGTCGAAGACGGCATCGTGCTGGTCAACGAGAGCGATTGTATCGGTTGCGGGCTCTGCGCCTGGGCCTGCCCTTATGGTGCGCGTGAGCTCGATCAGGCCGAAGGTGTGATGAAGAAATGCACACTCTGCGTGGACCGCATCTATAACGAAAACCTACCCGAGGAAGACCGCCAGCCCGCCTGCGTGCGCACCTGCCCGTCGAACGCGCGCCACTTCGGCGATCTGGGTGATCCCGACAGCGACGTGAGCAAACTTGTCGCCGACCGCGGCGGCATGGATCTGATGCCTGAACAGGGCACAAAACCCGTCAACAAATACCTGCCGCCCCGGCCCAAGGACGCGATGCCTGAATTTGACGTGCTCGCCCCCTTCCTCGAACCGGTGGCGCATGAGCCCAAGGGCTTTCTGGGCTGGCTCGACAAAGCGCTGGAGAAAATCTGATGCATCCTGCACCTTCTGTTATCTTCTTCACCACTTTCAGTGGACTGGGCTTTGGCCTGCTGGTCTGGCTGGGCCTTGGTTACCCGGCGGTCACCGGCTGGACGGCATTCGTCTTTTTCGCGATTGCCTATGCCATGGCCGTGGGCGGCCTGCTGGCCTCGACCTTTCACCTCGGACGGCCTGAACGCGCGATCAAAGCCTTCACCCAGTGGCGCTCCAGCTGGCTCAGCCGTGAGGCATGGTGCGCTGTCGGTGCGCTGGTTCTGATGGGTCTCTATGCCGCCGGTCTGGTTTTTGCGGACACCCGCATCGCGCTGCTGGGCATCCTTGGTGCTCTGTTCTCGCTGGCCACGGTTTTCACCACCTCGATGATCTATACACAGCTCAAAACCATCCCGCGCTGGAACATGAGCATCACGCCGGTGAAGTTCCTCGTCCTTTCGCTTGCCGGTGGTGCGCTGCTCTCCGGACAGGTTCAGGCGGCCCTTATCCTGCTGGTCGTCGCCGGCGTTGTTCAGGGGCTGACCTGGATCATGGGCGACAGGGCGCTGGAGGCATCCGGCACCAGTCTCAAAACCGCAACCGGGCTCGGTGAAGCAGGATCCGTGCGCTCGTTTGAGCCGCCGCATACCGGCACCAACTACCTGCTGCGCGAGTTCGTGCATGAGATCGGGCGCAAACACAGCCAGAAACTCCGGCTTATTTCTCTGGTGCTGATGGTCGGCGTTCCGTTCCTGCTGCTGATCCTGCCGTTCAACCATTTCTTTGCGCTGCTCGCGGTGATCAGCCATGTGGCGGGTGTTCTGACCGCGCGCTGGCTCTTCTTCGCTGAGGCGGAGCATGTGGTGGGGCTTTACTACGGCAAGCGCTGAGCGCCGCCCTCAGAGCGGCAGGCGGCGCTCCACCAGACGCGCCATGATCGAGGCTCCAACGGGCAGGATCTCCTCGCCCAGCACGAAACCGGGGTTGTGCAGCGGCAGCGTGCCGCTGTGCCCGAGGCTGCAGTAGGCGCCCGGCACGACCCGCAGCATATCGGCAAAATCCTCTGAACCGGTTGTCGGGTCTTCCGCGTCAGTGACGTTTTCAGCGCCCACAATATCTGTCGCCGCCTCCAGATACGCCACCGACAGATCCGCGTCATTCACG is part of the Roseobacter ponti genome and encodes:
- a CDS encoding molybdopterin oxidoreductase family protein; translated protein: MNQPVIDLSPKVSDEVRKTTCYMCACRCGINVHMKDGKVAYIEGNKDHPVNQGVLCAKGSAGIMQVNAPSRLRKPLKRVGERGSGEFEEIEWDEALKIATDWLEPVRKKDPSKLAFFTGRDQSQSFTSFWAQNYGTPNYAAHGGFCSVNMAAAGIYTMGGAFWEFGQPDWDHTKLFMLFGVAEDHDSNPIKMGIGKIKKRGARVIGVNPIRTGYNAVADDWVGITPGTDGLFILAMVHCLMKAGKIDLNYLAQYTNAPVLVNEDEKSPEYGLLMRDENGKELVIDRVTGKLTPFDQPGVKPDLSATHREAGVTHRPVFHKMADMYLSDDYAPENVADRCGIPARRIRAIAAELARVAFEESFELDQPWTDFRGEKHETMVGRPVSFHSMRGISAHANGFQTCRALHTLQIILGTVEVPGGFRFKPPYPKPATAHPKPHVGMNAGAPLNGPHLGFTHGPEDLALREDGTPARIDKAFTWENPMSSHGLMHMVISNAWAGDPYKIDVLFMYMANMSWNSSMNTRGVIDMLTDKDENGEYVIPKIIYSDAYSSEMVAYSDLILPDTTYLERHDCISLLDRPICEADAAADAIRWPVIMPDRDVKGFQSMLCELGAMLKLPGFTNEDGSQKYADYGDYIVNHERRPGIGPLAGFRGANGDKSGRGEVNPRQLEQYIENGGFFVEHIPQGSNYYKPWNTAYQDWAVEMGLYDKPTPYLFSLYVEPMRKFQLAAEGHGDRQPPDHLRQRIIDTMSPLPIWYSCEEENRADEFPVTALTQRPMAMYHSWGSQNAWLRQLHGHNPLYLPTKLMRENDLSDGDWATVTSPHGEITVPVLEMAALNENTVWTWNAIGKRKGAWALEENAPEATRGFLLNHLIHELLPPKGDGLRWANSDPITGQAAWFDLKVRITKAATPDEAKPEFPPIKSSVGKGPKNLTWKVGK
- a CDS encoding dimethyl sulfoxide reductase anchor subunit family protein; the encoded protein is MHPAPSVIFFTTFSGLGFGLLVWLGLGYPAVTGWTAFVFFAIAYAMAVGGLLASTFHLGRPERAIKAFTQWRSSWLSREAWCAVGALVLMGLYAAGLVFADTRIALLGILGALFSLATVFTTSMIYTQLKTIPRWNMSITPVKFLVLSLAGGALLSGQVQAALILLVVAGVVQGLTWIMGDRALEASGTSLKTATGLGEAGSVRSFEPPHTGTNYLLREFVHEIGRKHSQKLRLISLVLMVGVPFLLLILPFNHFFALLAVISHVAGVLTARWLFFAEAEHVVGLYYGKR
- the xsc gene encoding sulfoacetaldehyde acetyltransferase — translated: MKMTTEEAFVKTLQMHGIDNAFGIIGSAMMPISDIFPDAGIKFWDCAHETTGGMMADGYTRATGKMCMMIAQNGPGITNFVTAVKTAYWNHTPVLLVTPQAANKTIGQGGFQEMEQMNLFADCVAYQEEVRDPTRIAETLNRVIMQAKRASGPAQINIPRDFWTQVVDIELPAIVDFELPQGGEGAVSKAAELLSNAKFPVILNGAGAVLSKGGIEASKALAERLDAPVCVGYQHNDAFPGNHPLFAGPLGYNGSKAGMQLISQADVVLCLGTRLNPFSTLPGYGIDYWPTDAKIIQVDINPDRIGLTKKVTVGIVGDAAKVAQGITDKLSDDAGDTNRAERKDKIATTKSAWAQELTSMTEEQDDPGTDWNVRARKAKPDWMSPRMAWRAIQAALPVEAIISSDIGNNCAIGNAYPSFNESRKYLAPGLFGPCGYGLPSIVGAKIGQPNVPVVGFAGDGAFGISVNELTAIGRGDWPAITQIVFRNYQWGAEKRNSTLWFDDNFVGTELDEDVSYAGIANACGLKGVVARTQDELTEALAQAIKDQMENGVTTLIEAMINQELGDPFRRDAMKKPVAVAGISKDDMRAQTV
- a CDS encoding 4Fe-4S dicluster domain-containing protein translates to MTSLPTSTDRKLGLVIDLDTCVGCHACVISCKGWNTENYGAPLSDQNAYGADNSGTFLNRVHSYEVQPEAGAAQLIHFPKSCLHCEDAPCVTVCPTGASYKRVEDGIVLVNESDCIGCGLCAWACPYGARELDQAEGVMKKCTLCVDRIYNENLPEEDRQPACVRTCPSNARHFGDLGDPDSDVSKLVADRGGMDLMPEQGTKPVNKYLPPRPKDAMPEFDVLAPFLEPVAHEPKGFLGWLDKALEKI
- the pta gene encoding phosphate acetyltransferase; its protein translation is MSVLRDLSTRASARPAHIVMSEGHDPRVVAGAVAAVKTGTARITLVGPQDRVAAALVAAGEINNPALQIEDPETSALSASLASAFYELRKHKGVTPEIAESEVRKPLVFSALMVREGHADGTVGGAVATTSDTVRAALQIIGKAKEAPLVSSFFLMALPENHPSGRDGMIFGDCGLVIDPTSEELAAIAVASAASCRALLETEPVVALLSFSTHGSARHSSVSKVAAAAALLKENHPGLRADGELQFDAAFVPQVAASKAKGSSVAGEANVMIFPNLDAGNIGYKIAQRIGGADAIGPVLQGLSKPANDLSRGCTAADVTNMIAVTVLQVAR